A stretch of Brassica napus cultivar Da-Ae chromosome C6, Da-Ae, whole genome shotgun sequence DNA encodes these proteins:
- the LOC106428212 gene encoding putative F-box protein At1g58310 produces MMNLDFDDSISMHPGVRRQERDKIRRRFIRLVDSKLALHRNAPLNRLSIKCKDDVGPAPVIRWISKVLNRHVTELVLNISSHWSWPLSSEVDSSETMCQEFWESCSVSSITLKRLTFRFKQMVYDNPKSVSFDTPNLVYFEYSDAIADTYPNVNFPLLVETSLDLRMTHEQIGQAKLSEDDIAKEKEGTMVGNATVLLMGICNVKKLYLSDNTLEVLAFCCKPMPVYNNLVHLTIKTHRDVEWESLTALLKNCQNLETLVFEGLLHRYGMNCRSCECLCKPWEEEDVPTCLSSSPVKVLEILKFGDICEDEDMDKMMEQVEYFLETMPNLEQLIIHYETSIDEDVEEVLSQFQMVSREGLSKCKIQVISDNLNLSSST; encoded by the exons ATGATGAATCTTGATTTTGATGATTCCATCAGTATGCATCCTGGTGTGAGAAGACAAGAACGGGACAAGATTCGAAGACGTTTTATAAGACTTGTCGATAGTAAACTGGCTTTACACAGGAATGCTCCTTTAAACAGACTCTCCATCAAGTGCAAAGATGACGTTGGCCCAGCTCCTGTCATTCGTTGGATAAGCAAAGTTCTGAACCGTCATGTTACAGAACTTGTTCTAAACATCTCTTCTCATTGGTCTTGGCCTCTGTCTTCCGAGGTTGATTCGAGTGAAACAATGTGTCAGGAGTTTTGGGAATCTTGCTCCGTATCTAGCATTACCCTCAAGAGACTAACGTTTCGCTTTAAGCAAATGGTTTATGATAATCCAAAGAGTGTATCGTTTGATACTCCAAATCTTGTCTACTTTGAGTATTCTGATGCTATCGCAGATACCTATCCAAACGTGAATTTTCCTTTACTTGTTGAAACTAGTCTCGATCTGCGAATGACTCATGAACAAATCGGTCAGGCTAAACTTTCAGAGGATGATATAGCTAAAGAAAAAGAGGGAACTATGGTTGGGAATGCAACGGTTCTTCTTATGGGAATATGCAATGTTAAGAAGCTTTACTTATCTGACAACACTCTTGAG GTTCTTGCTTTCTGCTGCAAACCAATGCCGGTTTACAACAACCTGGTTCATCTAACTATCAAGACTCACCGAGATGTAGAATGGGAATCACTGACCGCACTTCTCAAGAACTGTCAAAATCTTGAAACTCTTGTCTTCGAA GGACTTCTCCATAGATATGGAATGAATTGTAGAAGTTGCGAGTGCTTATGCAAACCGTGGGAGGAGGAGGACGTTCCTACTTGCTTATCATCAAGTCCTGTGAAGGTCCTTGAGATATTGAAGTTTGGAGATATCTGTGAAGACGAGGACATGGATAAAATGATGGAGCAAGTTGAGTACTTCCTTGAGACGATGCCAAATCTTGAACAACTCATAATACACTATGAGACGTCTATTGATGAAGATGTGGAGGAAGTTTTAAGCCAGTTTCAGATGGTTTCTAGAGAAGGATTAAGCAAGTGTAAGATTCAAGTCATCTCTGATAACCTCAACTTGTCTTCATCTACTTAA
- the LOC106428241 gene encoding F-box/LRR-repeat protein At3g59250-like isoform X1: MISSKKMDRISNLPEALISHILSFLPTEESALTSVLSKKWRYLFAYRPNLDFDGSVIRFHPDTCEREKTQVLIVFTYFVDRVLELQGNSTLKKFSLKCGHGVEPDCVTPWILNVLERGVSDLDLHVTLAGLCLPSKMFMSKSLERLRIESENVIGIDMEDVFLPKLKTLHINKVMLGKGGDFFEKVTSGCHVLEELILIHVYSDFWIRSVSSKPLKRLILSCIDCDKNPHSVSFDTPNVVYLEYSDFVAGKYPKVKFDSLVEASVDLAMTSEQHEHASYEHSVGDVTDFLMGIRSVQTLFASANTLEVLTFCCDHIPVFHNMFSLTIQTCKSGWESLPALLKKCPNLETLVFDGLSHTYTIKCEDVDGCLCKFSGEVPTCLSSSPVKVLQITGFGEAGVETETELIKYFLETMPQLEQLIIYYDTLFDDDVIELSSELKRFPTKASPSCEIQVIFGDPSS; this comes from the exons ATGATCAGTTCGAAGAAGATGGATAGAATCAGCAATCTACCAGAAGCTCTGATTAGCCACATATTGTCATTCCTCCCCACAGAAGAATCTGCTTTGACTTCAGTTCTCTCCAAAAAATGGCGGTACCTGTTTGCTTACAGACCAAACCTTGACTTCGATGGCTCGGTCATACGTTTTCATCCTGATACGTGTGAACGGGAAAAGACTCAGGTTCTGATAGTCTTTACTTATTTTGTGGATAGAGTGTTGGAGTTGCAAGGGAACTCTACTCTAAAAAAGTTCTCTTTAAAGTGTGGACACGGTGTTGAACCAGACTGTGTCACACCTTGGATATTAAATGTGTTGGAACGTGGAGTATCAGATCTTGATTTACACGTTACCCTGGCTGGGCTTTGCCTCCCTTCAAAGATGTTTATGAGCAAGTCACTGGAGAGGCTGAGGATAGAATCTGAAAATGTCATAGGAATTGATATGGAAGATGTGTTTCTTCCAAAGCTTAAGACTCTTCACATCAACAAAGTCATGTTAGGTAAAGGTGGAGATTTCTTTGAAAAGGTTACTTCTGGTTGTCATGTCCTTGAAGAGTTAATTCTGATTCATGTCTACTCTGATTTTTGGATCCGTTCTGTGTCTTCCAAACCCCTCAAGAGACTGAtcctatcttgtatagactgtGATAAAAATCCGCATAGTGTTTCATTTGATACACCCAATGTTGTCTACTTGGAGTACTCTGATTTCGTAGCGGGCAAGTATCCAAAGGTGAAATTTGATTCACTAGTTGAAGCTAGTGTCGACCTTGCAATGACAAGTGAGCAGCATGAACATGCAAGCTATGAACATTCGGTGGGGGATGTAACAGATTTTCTCATGGGAATACGCAGTGTCCAGACCCTTTTCGCATCTGCCAACACTCTTGAG gttcTTACATTCTGCTGTGATCATATACCTGTGTTCCACAACATGTTTAGTTTAACTATTCAGACATGCAAGTCAGGATGGGAATCATTACCTGCTTTACTCAAGAAATGTCCAAATCTTGAGACCCTGGTCTTTGAT GGACTCAGCCACACATATACAATCAAGTGTGAGGATGTTGATGGGTGCCTATGCAAGTTTTCAGGGGAGGTTCCTACTTGCTTATCATCAAGTCCAGTGAAGGTTTTACAGATTACGGGATTTGGTGAAGCTGGTGTAGAGACAGAGACAGAGCTGATCAAGTACTTCCTTGAGACAATGCCGCAACTTGAACAGCTGATAATATACTATGATACATTGTTTGATGATGATGTGATTGAACTGTCAAGTGAACTTaagaggtttcccacaaaagcTTCACCAAGTTGTGAGATTCAAGTAATCTTTGGTGACCCCAGCAGCTAA
- the LOC106428241 gene encoding F-box/LRR-repeat protein At3g59250-like isoform X2, which produces MISSKKMDRISNLPEALISHILSFLPTEESALTSVLSKKWRYLFAYRPNLDFDGSFSLKCGHGVEPDCVTPWILNVLERGVSDLDLHVTLAGLCLPSKMFMSKSLERLRIESENVIGIDMEDVFLPKLKTLHINKVMLGKGGDFFEKVTSGCHVLEELILIHVYSDFWIRSVSSKPLKRLILSCIDCDKNPHSVSFDTPNVVYLEYSDFVAGKYPKVKFDSLVEASVDLAMTSEQHEHASYEHSVGDVTDFLMGIRSVQTLFASANTLEVLTFCCDHIPVFHNMFSLTIQTCKSGWESLPALLKKCPNLETLVFDGLSHTYTIKCEDVDGCLCKFSGEVPTCLSSSPVKVLQITGFGEAGVETETELIKYFLETMPQLEQLIIYYDTLFDDDVIELSSELKRFPTKASPSCEIQVIFGDPSS; this is translated from the exons ATGATCAGTTCGAAGAAGATGGATAGAATCAGCAATCTACCAGAAGCTCTGATTAGCCACATATTGTCATTCCTCCCCACAGAAGAATCTGCTTTGACTTCAGTTCTCTCCAAAAAATGGCGGTACCTGTTTGCTTACAGACCAAACCTTGACTTCGATGGCTCG TTCTCTTTAAAGTGTGGACACGGTGTTGAACCAGACTGTGTCACACCTTGGATATTAAATGTGTTGGAACGTGGAGTATCAGATCTTGATTTACACGTTACCCTGGCTGGGCTTTGCCTCCCTTCAAAGATGTTTATGAGCAAGTCACTGGAGAGGCTGAGGATAGAATCTGAAAATGTCATAGGAATTGATATGGAAGATGTGTTTCTTCCAAAGCTTAAGACTCTTCACATCAACAAAGTCATGTTAGGTAAAGGTGGAGATTTCTTTGAAAAGGTTACTTCTGGTTGTCATGTCCTTGAAGAGTTAATTCTGATTCATGTCTACTCTGATTTTTGGATCCGTTCTGTGTCTTCCAAACCCCTCAAGAGACTGAtcctatcttgtatagactgtGATAAAAATCCGCATAGTGTTTCATTTGATACACCCAATGTTGTCTACTTGGAGTACTCTGATTTCGTAGCGGGCAAGTATCCAAAGGTGAAATTTGATTCACTAGTTGAAGCTAGTGTCGACCTTGCAATGACAAGTGAGCAGCATGAACATGCAAGCTATGAACATTCGGTGGGGGATGTAACAGATTTTCTCATGGGAATACGCAGTGTCCAGACCCTTTTCGCATCTGCCAACACTCTTGAG gttcTTACATTCTGCTGTGATCATATACCTGTGTTCCACAACATGTTTAGTTTAACTATTCAGACATGCAAGTCAGGATGGGAATCATTACCTGCTTTACTCAAGAAATGTCCAAATCTTGAGACCCTGGTCTTTGAT GGACTCAGCCACACATATACAATCAAGTGTGAGGATGTTGATGGGTGCCTATGCAAGTTTTCAGGGGAGGTTCCTACTTGCTTATCATCAAGTCCAGTGAAGGTTTTACAGATTACGGGATTTGGTGAAGCTGGTGTAGAGACAGAGACAGAGCTGATCAAGTACTTCCTTGAGACAATGCCGCAACTTGAACAGCTGATAATATACTATGATACATTGTTTGATGATGATGTGATTGAACTGTCAAGTGAACTTaagaggtttcccacaaaagcTTCACCAAGTTGTGAGATTCAAGTAATCTTTGGTGACCCCAGCAGCTAA
- the LOC106428242 gene encoding putative pirin-like protein At3g59260: MCYLVFNRIDPKALELSSSEIPRAEEDVVEVKVIAGESMGVKSPFYTKVPIMFLDITLKQRAQTHQTVPESWTAFAYVIDGDDGVFRSSDSYTVQAHTVVVLGKGDGVSVLNTSSFKPLRFLLIAGEPISEPVVQHGPFVMNSQAEIDMTIEDYRSAKNGFEGAKSWRSE, encoded by the coding sequence ATGTGTTATTTGGTTTTCAACAGGATTGATCCAAAAGCCCTAGAACTGTCTAGTTCAGAGATTCCAAGAGCAGAAGAAGATGTAGTAGAGGTCAAAGTCATAGCCGGAGAGTCAATGGGAGTTAAATCTCCTTTCTACACAAAAGTACCAATCATGTTCCTTGACATTACTCTCAAGCAAAGAGCTCAAACTCACCAGACCGTTCCAGAGTCATGGACCGCCTTTGCCTATGTTATAGATGGTGATGATGGCGTGTTTAGGTCCTCTGACTCTTACACAGTACAAGCACACACTGTTGTGGTGCTTGGAAAAGGGGATGGAGTTAGCGTGTTGAATACGTCAAGCTTTAAGCCGTTGAGGTTCTTGTTGATTGCAGGGGAACCTATCAGCGAGCCTGTGGTTCAGCATGGTCCATTTGTGATGAATTCACAGGCTGAGATTGATATGACCATTGAGGACTATCGCAGTGCCAAGAATGGCTTTGAAGGAGCTAAGTCTTGGAGGTCAGAGTAA